The following coding sequences are from one Aeromicrobium duanguangcaii window:
- the tyrS gene encoding tyrosine--tRNA ligase, giving the protein MTNHVIDDLQARGLIAHSTDLDALRAEMDAGPITYYVGFDPTAPSLHVGNLLQILTARRLQLAGHRPLLLVGGSTGLIGDPKQSGERVMNSKETVAEWVDRIRAQVSRFVEFGGDNGATVVNNLDWTQPMSVVDFLRDIGKHFPVNRMLARDVVASRLESGISYTEFSYILLQSMDYLELHRRHGVVLQTGGSDQWGNLTGGVELIRRADGDKVHALATPLITKADGTKFGKTESGTIWLDPDLMSPYAFYQSWIQAEDSKVGEYLKQFTFLPVEEVDALMAEHEQRPGARAAQRRLAAELTTLVHGESETQAAELASGALFGRGELRDLPESTLAAALREAGAVDVSPDTTLVDALIASGLAESKSAARRAVADGGAYVNNERADDPDQTFSGDQLLHGGWVVLRKGKRSVSGVRVV; this is encoded by the coding sequence GTGACGAACCATGTGATCGACGACCTGCAGGCGCGCGGACTCATCGCGCACTCGACCGACCTCGACGCTCTGCGCGCCGAGATGGATGCGGGGCCGATCACGTATTACGTCGGCTTCGACCCGACGGCCCCGAGCCTGCACGTGGGCAACCTGCTCCAGATCCTGACCGCCCGGCGCCTGCAGCTGGCCGGGCACCGGCCGCTGCTGCTCGTGGGCGGATCGACGGGCCTCATCGGCGATCCGAAGCAGTCCGGTGAGCGCGTCATGAACTCCAAGGAGACCGTCGCCGAGTGGGTCGACCGGATCCGGGCCCAGGTGTCGCGCTTCGTCGAGTTCGGGGGCGACAACGGCGCGACCGTCGTCAACAACCTGGACTGGACCCAGCCGATGTCCGTGGTCGACTTCCTGCGCGACATCGGCAAGCACTTCCCGGTCAACCGGATGCTGGCGCGCGACGTCGTGGCCAGCCGGCTCGAGTCGGGCATCAGCTACACCGAGTTCAGCTACATCCTGCTGCAGTCGATGGACTACCTCGAGCTGCATCGGCGCCACGGAGTCGTCCTGCAGACGGGCGGCAGCGACCAGTGGGGCAACCTCACCGGGGGAGTGGAGCTGATCCGCCGTGCGGACGGCGACAAGGTGCACGCCCTCGCCACGCCGCTCATCACCAAGGCCGACGGCACGAAGTTCGGCAAGACCGAGTCCGGCACGATCTGGCTCGATCCGGACCTGATGAGCCCGTACGCGTTCTACCAGTCCTGGATCCAGGCCGAGGACTCGAAGGTGGGGGAGTACCTCAAGCAGTTCACGTTCCTGCCCGTCGAGGAGGTGGACGCCCTGATGGCCGAGCACGAGCAGCGGCCGGGGGCGCGAGCCGCCCAGCGCCGGCTGGCGGCGGAGCTGACCACGCTCGTACACGGCGAGAGCGAGACGCAGGCGGCCGAGCTGGCGTCCGGGGCGCTCTTCGGCCGGGGAGAGCTCCGTGACCTGCCCGAGTCGACCTTGGCGGCCGCGCTCCGCGAGGCCGGGGCAGTCGACGTCTCCCCGGACACGACGCTGGTGGACGCCCTGATCGCATCCGGGCTCGCCGAGTCCAAGTCGGCTGCGCGTCGAGCCGTCGCGGACGGGGGAGCGTACGTGAACAACGAGCGGGCCGACGACCCCGATCAGACGTTCTCCGGCGACCAGTTGCTGCACGGCGGCTGGGTGGTCCTGCGCAAGGGCAAGCGCTCGGTGTCGGGCGTCCGCGTGGTTTGA
- a CDS encoding SGNH/GDSL hydrolase family protein, with protein MSVSARRRLTATAALALVAPLLALPAASATDAVSPVWDHTAPGEHYVALGDSFVAGPGIMPARDAGCGRSELNLPTLVATELSVASFTDASCSAARTTHLWASQQANATLNPPQLNAIGPETTLVTLGPLGGNDLDAPGLAWTCVTVGCSDLPTQPTHDAIDALTPTYRRVIAEVRQRAPHARIFALGYGHFVPAQACERLGQASDADLGHLQALADRLSDMIGRVAAEEDVPFVDLRAIEGWDEHSACADPADQWMRGLDALDDGGAPLHPSALGMTVMAAHTLEAIRRPVLETPAPPIPRPTTSRPVVAPRPPSSAQRLTAAASSVRVRARCIGPRKQRRVRLSVNGGQGLVRQTAFRIGKRWSAIDRRAPFTTTRRVSALRRAKVKGPVRATVTLRHGTAQRTTTVRVRLPSCLR; from the coding sequence ATGAGCGTCTCCGCGCGTCGCCGGCTCACGGCCACGGCTGCTCTCGCGCTCGTCGCGCCGCTGCTGGCCCTGCCTGCCGCCTCGGCGACGGACGCCGTCTCGCCCGTGTGGGACCACACCGCGCCCGGTGAGCACTACGTGGCGCTGGGCGACTCCTTCGTCGCGGGTCCGGGGATCATGCCCGCCCGCGACGCCGGCTGCGGCCGCAGCGAGCTGAACCTGCCGACCCTCGTGGCCACCGAGCTTTCGGTCGCGTCCTTCACCGACGCCAGCTGCAGCGCCGCGCGGACGACCCACCTGTGGGCCTCCCAGCAGGCGAACGCGACGCTGAATCCCCCGCAGCTGAACGCGATCGGGCCGGAGACGACCCTGGTCACGCTCGGACCCCTGGGCGGCAACGACCTGGACGCGCCGGGGCTCGCCTGGACCTGCGTCACCGTCGGGTGCAGCGACCTCCCGACCCAGCCGACCCACGACGCGATCGACGCCCTGACCCCGACGTACCGCCGCGTGATCGCGGAGGTGCGTCAACGCGCGCCCCACGCGAGGATCTTCGCCCTCGGCTACGGCCACTTCGTCCCGGCTCAGGCCTGCGAACGCCTCGGACAGGCGTCGGACGCCGACCTCGGCCACCTGCAGGCGCTGGCGGACCGGCTGAGCGACATGATCGGACGCGTCGCCGCCGAGGAGGACGTCCCCTTCGTCGACCTGCGTGCCATCGAGGGCTGGGACGAGCACTCGGCCTGCGCCGATCCCGCCGACCAGTGGATGCGAGGTCTCGACGCGCTGGACGACGGCGGCGCGCCGCTGCACCCGTCCGCGCTGGGCATGACGGTCATGGCCGCCCACACCCTCGAGGCGATCCGCCGCCCGGTGCTCGAGACCCCGGCCCCTCCGATCCCCCGCCCCACCACGTCACGGCCGGTCGTCGCCCCGCGGCCGCCCTCGTCCGCTCAGCGCCTCACCGCCGCCGCGAGCTCCGTCCGGGTGCGCGCCCGCTGCATCGGCCCGCGCAAGCAACGTCGGGTCCGGCTGAGTGTGAACGGAGGCCAGGGACTCGTCCGGCAGACGGCCTTCCGCATCGGGAAGCGCTGGTCGGCGATCGACCGTCGCGCCCCGTTCACGACCACCCGCCGCGTCTCGGCGCTTCGCCGCGCGAAGGTGAAGGGCCCCGTGCGGGCGACGGTCACCCTCAGGCACGGCACGGCGCAACGCACCACCACCGTGAGGGTCAGACTGCCCAGCTGCTTGCGCTGA
- a CDS encoding DsbA family oxidoreductase, whose amino-acid sequence MNNSSAHPVKVDIWSDIACPWCFIGKRRFERAVADFDGDVEVEFHSFELAPDTPVDFEGSEVDFLAHHKGMDPAQVAQMLQQMTVLAADEGLSYDFDALRHTKTLLAHQALHFAKAHGRQSELKERLLSAYFEQGRHVGRIDELVELANEVGLDGDELRRDLESGRYAADVDADIAQARAYGINGVPFFVFDGRLGVSGAQAPETFREVLDRVVAEASA is encoded by the coding sequence GTGAACAACTCTTCCGCCCATCCGGTCAAGGTCGACATCTGGTCCGACATCGCGTGCCCCTGGTGCTTCATCGGGAAACGCCGGTTCGAGCGTGCCGTCGCCGACTTCGACGGGGACGTCGAGGTCGAGTTCCACAGCTTCGAGCTCGCGCCGGACACCCCGGTCGACTTCGAGGGCAGCGAGGTCGACTTCCTCGCGCACCACAAGGGCATGGACCCGGCGCAAGTCGCGCAGATGCTCCAGCAGATGACGGTGCTGGCCGCCGACGAGGGCCTGTCGTACGACTTCGACGCCCTGCGCCACACCAAGACGCTGCTGGCCCACCAGGCGCTGCACTTCGCGAAGGCGCACGGCCGCCAGAGCGAGCTGAAGGAGCGCCTGCTCTCGGCCTACTTCGAGCAGGGCCGCCACGTGGGCCGGATCGACGAGCTCGTCGAGCTGGCGAACGAGGTCGGCCTGGACGGTGACGAGCTGCGCCGCGACCTCGAGTCGGGCCGGTACGCGGCCGACGTCGACGCCGACATCGCCCAGGCACGCGCCTACGGCATCAACGGCGTGCCGTTCTTCGTCTTCGACGGTCGCCTCGGCGTGTCCGGAGCCCAGGCTCCCGAGACCTTCCGCGAGGTGCTCGACCGCGTGGTCGCGGAGGCCTCGGCATGA
- a CDS encoding SGNH/GDSL hydrolase family protein, with protein sequence MPTSRRRSAAAVAALALAAGLVASTPATAADHPSRGPGKAPVPAGRYVAMGDSFVSGPGIERQLDPCGRSDRNFVRLVAADLGFRAFTDASCGAATTKNYSSPQTMGDYVNPPQLDALTRDTTLVTLGTMGGNDVGLVGLATTCIVRGCSTLPPEPYQAAIDALVPVYRQVIREVRRRAPRADIVAVGYGTYVPRETCAALGNATAADLEYLQGMIDRLSDTIGKVAKEQRIAFVDMRLVKGWREHTACADPADQWVRGLNGYGDGIALHPSTAGMVQMANQTLKTVRPIVTARRAAERRVASAAASVRVRAVCHGPRRNPRVTIRTTGGHGLIAAARFRVGRQWVGADQRAPFAVTRSARSLRTARAKGPVRATAMVRSGKVVRVAKATTKRPWCLR encoded by the coding sequence GTGCCCACTTCCCGTCGTCGTTCTGCGGCCGCCGTCGCGGCCCTCGCCCTCGCTGCCGGCCTGGTGGCCTCGACCCCGGCCACCGCCGCGGATCACCCCTCCCGAGGCCCCGGGAAAGCCCCTGTTCCGGCGGGCCGCTACGTCGCGATGGGCGACTCCTTCGTGTCGGGCCCGGGCATCGAGCGCCAGCTGGACCCCTGCGGGCGCAGCGACAGGAACTTCGTCCGGCTGGTGGCCGCCGACCTGGGCTTCAGGGCGTTCACCGACGCCAGCTGCGGCGCCGCCACGACCAAGAACTACTCGAGTCCGCAGACGATGGGTGACTACGTCAACCCACCCCAGCTCGACGCCCTCACGCGCGACACGACCCTCGTCACCCTCGGGACGATGGGCGGCAACGACGTGGGCCTGGTCGGCCTGGCGACGACGTGCATCGTCCGCGGGTGCAGCACCCTGCCGCCCGAGCCCTACCAAGCGGCCATCGACGCCCTCGTTCCCGTCTATCGCCAGGTGATCCGCGAGGTCCGCCGCCGGGCGCCTCGCGCCGACATCGTCGCCGTCGGATACGGGACGTACGTGCCCCGCGAGACCTGCGCCGCCCTGGGCAACGCCACCGCCGCGGACCTGGAGTACCTCCAGGGAATGATCGACCGCCTCAGTGACACGATCGGGAAGGTCGCCAAGGAGCAGCGCATCGCCTTCGTGGACATGCGGCTGGTGAAGGGCTGGCGGGAGCACACGGCGTGCGCCGACCCCGCCGACCAGTGGGTCCGGGGCCTGAACGGCTACGGCGACGGCATCGCCCTGCACCCGTCGACCGCCGGCATGGTGCAGATGGCCAACCAGACGCTCAAGACGGTCCGCCCGATCGTCACGGCACGGCGGGCGGCGGAGCGCAGGGTGGCCTCGGCGGCCGCCAGCGTGCGCGTGCGCGCCGTCTGCCACGGACCGCGCCGGAACCCGCGGGTCACGATCCGCACCACCGGCGGCCACGGGCTGATCGCGGCGGCACGGTTCCGGGTGGGACGCCAGTGGGTCGGCGCGGACCAACGGGCGCCGTTCGCCGTGACGCGCTCTGCGCGGTCGCTGCGGACCGCTCGGGCGAAGGGCCCGGTGCGGGCCACGGCCATGGTCCGGAGCGGGAAGGTCGTCCGCGTCGCGAAGGCCACGACGAAACGCCCGTGGTGCCTGCGCTGA
- the argF gene encoding ornithine carbamoyltransferase, which translates to MTRHFLRDDDLTPAEQAEVLALAAELKAQPYSRKPLAGPQSVVVLFDKSSTRTRVSFAVGVADLGGNPVVMDTGVTQVGRGEPIADTARVFGRMASAVVWRTYAQAGLEQMAQYAGVPVVNALSDDFHPCQILADWLTVIEHKGELAGLQVAYVGDGANNMGHSYVLGGATAGMHVRVGAPEGFQPDPAIVADAERIAAQTGGSVTITTDPVAAVAGADVVITDTWVSMGQEDEKAERVALFGDYSVTADLMAKADPEAIVLHCLPAYRGLEIAADVIDGPRSVVWDEAENRVHAQKAILTWLLERS; encoded by the coding sequence ATGACGCGGCACTTCCTGCGCGACGACGACCTGACCCCGGCCGAGCAGGCCGAGGTGCTGGCGCTCGCCGCCGAGCTGAAGGCTCAGCCCTACTCGCGCAAGCCGCTGGCCGGCCCGCAGTCGGTCGTCGTGCTGTTCGACAAGTCCTCGACCCGCACCCGGGTGTCCTTCGCGGTCGGCGTCGCCGACCTCGGCGGCAACCCCGTGGTGATGGACACCGGCGTCACGCAGGTCGGTCGCGGCGAGCCGATCGCCGACACCGCCCGCGTGTTCGGCCGCATGGCCAGCGCCGTCGTGTGGCGCACCTACGCCCAGGCGGGTCTGGAGCAGATGGCGCAGTACGCCGGCGTGCCGGTCGTCAACGCCCTCTCCGACGACTTCCACCCGTGCCAGATCCTGGCCGACTGGCTCACGGTCATCGAGCACAAGGGCGAGCTCGCGGGACTGCAGGTCGCCTACGTCGGCGACGGCGCGAACAACATGGGTCATTCGTACGTCCTGGGTGGCGCGACGGCGGGCATGCACGTGCGCGTCGGCGCTCCCGAGGGCTTCCAGCCCGATCCCGCGATCGTGGCCGACGCCGAGCGGATCGCGGCCCAGACCGGTGGCTCCGTGACGATCACGACCGACCCCGTCGCTGCGGTCGCCGGCGCCGACGTCGTCATCACCGACACGTGGGTCTCGATGGGCCAGGAGGACGAGAAGGCCGAGCGGGTCGCCCTGTTCGGCGACTACTCCGTCACCGCCGACCTCATGGCCAAGGCGGATCCGGAAGCGATCGTGCTGCACTGCCTGCCGGCCTACCGCGGCCTGGAGATCGCCGCCGACGTCATCGACGGGCCCCGGTCGGTCGTGTGGGACGAGGCCGAGAACCGGGTCCACGCCCAGAAGGCGATCCTGACCTGGCTGCTGGAGCGGTCATGA
- a CDS encoding DUF2804 domain-containing protein: MSEIAQPVDLAIGRRLNPDAVGWTRRPLHRTSLPRTGRVKRWEYWGVMTRRFVLGLTIADLDYANLTQIYAYDRLRRHEVALDTTDLGPLRPGLPDDLPPFTAASGPLKFADHGRGTRISVEHERVKVALEAVGGDDALGVVVPWSPRRFQYTLKEVARPVSGTIEVDGEREAVLAGWGVLDRGRGIWPHRMTWNWGAGSGDVSGRLLGLQLGGKWTDGTGQTENGLFVDGRLHHWIDDLTWEYDLEDPESTWTVTGPDVEAVLTPFHRREASTQLGVIASRTHQAYGRWSGWARGSRGVTYRLDGLVGWAEEARNRW; encoded by the coding sequence ATGTCTGAGATCGCCCAGCCCGTCGACCTCGCGATCGGTCGCCGGCTGAACCCGGACGCCGTCGGCTGGACCCGCCGCCCCCTGCACCGCACGAGCCTGCCGCGCACCGGGCGGGTCAAGCGCTGGGAGTACTGGGGCGTCATGACCCGGCGCTTCGTGCTGGGGCTGACGATCGCCGATCTGGACTACGCGAACCTCACCCAGATCTACGCCTACGACCGACTGCGCCGCCATGAGGTCGCCCTCGACACGACCGACCTCGGGCCCCTGCGCCCCGGGCTGCCGGACGACCTTCCCCCGTTCACCGCGGCGAGCGGACCGCTGAAGTTCGCCGACCACGGGCGCGGGACCCGCATCAGCGTCGAGCACGAGCGCGTGAAGGTCGCCCTCGAGGCCGTCGGCGGCGACGACGCGCTCGGTGTCGTCGTGCCGTGGAGCCCGCGACGCTTCCAGTACACGCTCAAGGAGGTCGCGCGCCCGGTGAGCGGGACCATCGAGGTCGACGGTGAGCGCGAGGCCGTCCTCGCCGGCTGGGGCGTGCTCGACCGCGGCCGCGGGATCTGGCCCCACCGCATGACGTGGAACTGGGGCGCGGGCAGCGGCGACGTCTCGGGACGCCTGCTGGGACTCCAACTGGGCGGGAAGTGGACCGACGGCACCGGCCAGACCGAGAACGGCCTGTTCGTCGACGGCCGCCTGCACCACTGGATCGACGACCTCACCTGGGAGTACGACCTCGAGGACCCCGAGTCCACCTGGACCGTCACCGGTCCCGACGTCGAGGCCGTCCTCACCCCGTTCCACCGACGCGAAGCGTCGACCCAGCTCGGCGTGATCGCCAGCCGCACGCACCAGGCCTACGGCCGGTGGTCCGGCTGGGCGCGCGGCAGCCGAGGCGTCACCTACCGCCTCGACGGCCTCGTCGGCTGGGCCGAGGAGGCCCGGAACCGCTGGTGA
- a CDS encoding universal stress protein: MTIAVAYRPDDYGRAAVLWAAAKAEANKEKLVLITVSEIDPEFDEPEEIDLSEFTERFDLEGIDYEVRRAASLSVSDVVIDEAVASGADRLVIGIRKRTPVGKMLMGRVTQMILLDAPMPVIAVKP; the protein is encoded by the coding sequence ATGACCATCGCCGTCGCGTACCGCCCGGACGACTACGGACGCGCCGCTGTCCTGTGGGCTGCTGCCAAGGCCGAGGCGAACAAGGAGAAGCTCGTCCTGATCACGGTCAGCGAGATCGACCCGGAGTTCGACGAGCCGGAGGAGATCGACCTCTCCGAGTTCACCGAGCGCTTCGACCTCGAGGGCATCGACTACGAGGTCCGCCGGGCCGCGTCGCTGTCGGTGTCCGACGTGGTCATCGACGAGGCCGTGGCCTCGGGTGCCGATCGCCTGGTCATCGGCATCCGCAAGCGCACGCCCGTCGGCAAGATGCTCATGGGCCGCGTCACGCAGATGATCCTGCTCGACGCGCCGATGCCGGTCATCGCCGTCAAGCCCTGA
- a CDS encoding arginine repressor, with product MIPATKAARQQLIVDLLGTSDVHSQGELVLLLRERGVNATASTVSRDLDELDAVRVRQGDGTLVYAVPAEGGDRSARAASDSSAAQTRLQRLLRELLVSAQSSANLVILRTPPGAAQFLASAIDHVQMTETLGTIAGDDTVMLIARDPSGGEALAAHLTSLARKVPTDD from the coding sequence ATGATCCCCGCGACGAAGGCGGCGCGCCAGCAGTTGATCGTCGACCTGCTGGGCACGAGCGACGTCCACTCCCAGGGCGAGCTCGTGCTGCTCCTGCGTGAGCGCGGTGTGAACGCCACGGCGTCCACCGTCTCGCGCGATCTCGACGAGCTCGACGCGGTGCGCGTCCGCCAGGGCGACGGCACGCTCGTCTACGCCGTCCCCGCCGAGGGCGGCGACCGCAGCGCTCGTGCGGCGTCCGACTCCTCGGCGGCGCAGACCCGACTGCAGCGCCTGCTGCGCGAGCTGCTGGTCTCGGCGCAGTCGTCGGCGAACCTCGTCATCCTGCGCACGCCACCGGGTGCCGCGCAGTTCCTGGCCTCCGCGATCGACCACGTGCAGATGACCGAGACGCTGGGCACGATCGCCGGCGACGACACGGTCATGCTCATCGCGCGCGACCCGTCCGGCGGCGAGGCCCTCGCCGCCCACCTCACTTCCCTCGCCCGTAAGGTGCCCACCGATGACTGA
- a CDS encoding DNA-3-methyladenine glycosylase, with protein sequence MPEVTERARDLVGRLLHGHGVVARITEVEAYGGIEDPASHAFVRTPRSEIMYGPPWRLYVYRIHGHHAANVVTGPTEQAAAVLIRAGEILEGIEVARERRGPVADHALARGPGNLTKALGITSLDLGTDLLDPEPVFLGERVDRPTLVAGPRVGVRRNADVPWRFWAEDDPTVSAYRRHPRA encoded by the coding sequence ATGCCCGAGGTCACCGAACGCGCCCGCGACCTGGTCGGCCGACTGCTGCACGGCCACGGCGTCGTCGCGCGCATCACCGAGGTCGAGGCGTACGGCGGGATCGAGGACCCGGCGTCACACGCCTTCGTCCGGACGCCGCGCTCCGAGATCATGTACGGGCCGCCGTGGCGGCTCTACGTCTACCGGATCCACGGCCATCACGCCGCCAACGTCGTGACGGGTCCGACCGAGCAGGCCGCAGCCGTGCTGATCCGCGCCGGCGAGATCCTCGAAGGCATCGAGGTGGCGCGCGAGCGGCGCGGTCCGGTGGCCGACCACGCCCTGGCCCGCGGGCCGGGCAACCTCACCAAGGCGCTGGGGATCACCAGCCTGGACCTCGGCACGGATCTGCTCGATCCGGAGCCGGTGTTCCTCGGCGAGCGCGTCGACCGGCCCACGCTGGTCGCGGGGCCGCGGGTGGGCGTCCGCCGCAACGCCGATGTGCCGTGGCGGTTCTGGGCCGAGGACGATCCGACGGTGTCCGCCTACCGGCGTCACCCGCGGGCGTGA
- the argH gene encoding argininosuccinate lyase, with amino-acid sequence MTDSPDLTPAVPGSADVEAADSRLWGGRFASGPSPELTELSRSTHFDWRLAPYDLAGSRAHARVLHAAGLLSDDDYTAMTEGIAALDGDVRSGVFRPEPGDEDVHSALERGLMERLGADLGGRLRAGRSRNDQVATLFRAYLRDHARQVASLVRELVEAIAGQAERHLGAPMPGRTHLQHAQPVLLSHHLLAHAWPLVRDLDRLREWDVRVGAESPYGSGALAGSSLGLDPEAVAADLGFTGSAANSIDGTSSRDFVSEFAFVTAQIGVDVSRLAEEIIIWNTKEFDFVTLHDGYSTGSSIMPQKKNPDIAELARGKAGRLIGNVSGLLATLKALPLAYNRDLQEDKEPVFDSIDTLEVLLPAFTGMVATLEFNTARMAELAPQGFALATDIAEWLVRQGVPFRVAHELSGACVRACEERGIELWDLTDEDFAALSPHLAGASEPGGVREVLTVGGSIASRDGRGGTAQARVTEQLAELRARL; translated from the coding sequence ATGACTGACTCGCCTGATCTGACTCCCGCCGTGCCCGGCTCCGCCGACGTCGAGGCCGCCGACTCGCGGCTCTGGGGCGGACGGTTCGCCTCCGGCCCGTCGCCGGAGCTGACCGAGCTCTCGCGCTCGACCCACTTCGACTGGCGTCTCGCGCCGTACGACCTGGCCGGCTCCCGCGCCCACGCCCGGGTCCTGCACGCCGCCGGCCTGCTGTCGGACGACGACTACACCGCCATGACCGAGGGCATCGCCGCCCTCGACGGCGACGTCCGCTCCGGGGTCTTCCGGCCCGAGCCGGGGGACGAGGACGTCCACTCGGCGCTCGAACGCGGCCTGATGGAGCGCCTCGGCGCCGACCTCGGTGGTCGCCTGCGGGCCGGCCGGTCGCGCAACGACCAGGTCGCGACGCTGTTCCGGGCCTACCTGCGCGACCACGCGCGGCAGGTGGCCTCCCTCGTCCGCGAGCTCGTCGAGGCGATCGCCGGTCAGGCCGAGCGGCACCTCGGTGCGCCCATGCCCGGCCGCACCCACCTGCAGCACGCCCAGCCCGTCCTGCTGTCGCACCACCTGCTGGCGCACGCCTGGCCGCTCGTCCGCGACCTCGACCGCCTGCGCGAGTGGGACGTCCGCGTCGGCGCCGAGTCGCCCTACGGCTCGGGCGCCCTGGCGGGCTCCTCGCTGGGTCTGGACCCCGAGGCCGTCGCGGCGGATCTCGGCTTCACCGGCTCGGCCGCCAACTCGATCGACGGCACGTCCTCGCGCGACTTCGTCTCGGAGTTCGCGTTCGTCACCGCGCAGATCGGCGTCGACGTCTCCCGCCTGGCCGAGGAGATCATCATCTGGAACACGAAGGAATTCGACTTCGTGACGCTGCACGACGGGTACTCGACCGGCTCGAGCATCATGCCGCAGAAGAAGAACCCCGACATCGCCGAGCTGGCGCGGGGCAAGGCCGGCCGGCTCATCGGCAACGTGTCCGGCCTGCTCGCCACGCTCAAGGCCCTGCCGCTGGCCTACAACCGCGACCTGCAGGAGGACAAGGAGCCGGTCTTCGACTCGATCGACACGCTCGAGGTCCTGCTGCCGGCGTTCACCGGGATGGTGGCCACGCTGGAGTTCAACACCGCGCGGATGGCCGAGCTCGCCCCGCAGGGGTTCGCGCTGGCCACCGACATCGCCGAGTGGCTGGTTCGTCAGGGCGTGCCGTTCCGCGTCGCCCACGAGCTCTCCGGCGCCTGCGTGCGCGCGTGCGAGGAGCGCGGCATCGAGCTGTGGGACCTCACCGACGAGGACTTCGCGGCACTGTCGCCGCACCTGGCCGGCGCGTCCGAGCCCGGGGGAGTCCGCGAGGTCCTCACGGTCGGCGGCTCCATCGCCTCCCGCGACGGCCGTGGCGGCACGGCCCAGGCGCGCGTCACCGAACAGCTGGCGGAGCTGCGCGCCCGGCTCTGA
- a CDS encoding acetylornithine transaminase: MERYRSSLMNTFGDPLRVLVRGEGSHVWDADGNRYLDLLGGIAVNALGHGHPAILEAVTNQLQTLGHISNFFASAPQIELAEKLLDLLDAGEAGGRVFFTNSGTEANEAAFKATRRTGRTTIVAAEGSFHGRTMGALALTSKAAYREPFEPLPGDVRWVPYGDADALAAAVDETVAAVLLEPIQGEAGVIVPPDDYLAAARRITTEHGALLWLDEVQTGIGRTGDWFGHSPSGVRPDLVTLAKGLGGGIPIGALVALGDAGSLLGPGNHGTTFGGNPVATAAALAVVSTIESEDLLTATRSRGDQLADGLGRHARVAAVTGRGLLRGVVLTEPRAADVQQAALDAGLIVNAPTPDRLRLAPPLILTEDEAADAVRTLSAVIDEVLA; this comes from the coding sequence ATGGAGCGGTACCGCTCGTCCCTGATGAACACGTTCGGCGACCCGCTGCGGGTGCTCGTCCGCGGCGAGGGCTCGCACGTGTGGGACGCCGACGGCAACCGCTACCTCGACCTGCTCGGCGGCATCGCCGTGAACGCGCTGGGGCACGGCCACCCGGCGATCCTCGAGGCGGTCACGAACCAGCTGCAGACGCTGGGCCACATCAGCAACTTCTTCGCGTCGGCCCCGCAGATCGAGCTGGCCGAGAAGCTGCTCGACCTGCTCGACGCGGGCGAGGCCGGCGGGCGGGTGTTCTTCACGAACTCAGGCACCGAGGCCAACGAGGCCGCGTTCAAGGCCACGCGCCGGACCGGCCGCACCACGATCGTCGCCGCGGAGGGCTCCTTCCACGGCCGCACGATGGGCGCGCTGGCCCTGACGTCCAAGGCCGCGTACCGCGAGCCGTTCGAGCCACTGCCCGGCGACGTCCGGTGGGTGCCGTACGGCGACGCCGACGCGCTCGCCGCGGCCGTCGACGAGACCGTGGCCGCCGTGCTCCTCGAGCCGATCCAGGGCGAGGCCGGCGTCATCGTGCCGCCGGACGACTACCTGGCGGCGGCCCGCCGCATCACCACCGAGCACGGCGCCCTGCTGTGGCTCGACGAGGTCCAGACCGGCATCGGCCGCACCGGCGACTGGTTCGGCCACTCGCCCTCGGGCGTGCGTCCCGACCTGGTCACGCTGGCCAAGGGTCTCGGTGGCGGCATCCCCATCGGTGCGCTCGTCGCGCTCGGCGACGCCGGCTCGCTGCTCGGGCCCGGCAACCACGGCACCACGTTCGGCGGCAACCCCGTCGCGACGGCCGCCGCTCTGGCCGTGGTGTCCACGATCGAGTCCGAGGACCTGCTCACCGCCACGCGCAGCCGGGGCGACCAGCTCGCCGACGGACTGGGCCGTCATGCCCGGGTCGCGGCCGTGACGGGCCGGGGACTCCTGCGCGGCGTCGTGCTGACCGAGCCGCGGGCTGCCGACGTCCAGCAGGCGGCGCTCGACGCCGGGCTGATCGTCAACGCCCCGACCCCCGACCGGCTCCGGCTCGCGCCGCCGCTCATCCTCACCGAGGACGAGGCCGCCGACGCGGTCCGGACGCTGTCCGCCGTGATCGACGAGGTGCTGGCATGA